From one Halothece sp. PCC 7418 genomic stretch:
- a CDS encoding Pycsar system effector family protein — translation MPEQEVNDARENDLKLSKHDDHDVIYTIRTVCQNQTQLIMLADQKANILIGIISVVFTIFFTRVHFITGLNQWLTIPLAGFVIVETVAAFLALLVIFPRQTKRPKTQSVEELANPLFFGNFSQFKRQDIVDFLVENMDDNYSARSILITDLYQAGMVLKDKYTLLRYAYLCTIFGVVLMALTLLISLFV, via the coding sequence ATGCCAGAGCAAGAGGTAAATGACGCTAGGGAAAATGATCTAAAACTGAGCAAGCATGATGATCATGATGTTATTTACACCATCAGAACAGTCTGTCAAAATCAAACCCAACTGATCATGCTAGCCGACCAGAAAGCTAATATTTTAATTGGAATTATTTCGGTTGTTTTTACGATTTTCTTTACTCGTGTTCATTTTATTACTGGATTGAATCAATGGTTAACCATTCCTCTTGCTGGTTTTGTCATTGTCGAAACCGTCGCTGCTTTTCTTGCTTTACTGGTCATTTTCCCAAGACAAACGAAGCGTCCCAAAACTCAGTCAGTTGAAGAGTTAGCTAATCCTCTTTTTTTTGGTAACTTTAGCCAATTTAAACGACAAGATATCGTTGATTTTTTAGTGGAAAATATGGATGATAATTACTCCGCAAGGTCAATTCTAATTACTGATTTATACCAAGCAGGTATGGTGCTAAAAGATAAGTACACTCTTTTGAGATACGCTTATTTGTGTACGATTTTCGGTGTTGTTTTAATGGCTTTGACTCTACTCATATCGTTATTTGTGTAA
- a CDS encoding sugar MFS transporter, translating into MTAAELDPPSQLSSETTLEKELLAVPNYNQDTISHLENENELNETLQNPPDVVISSWRVKLQIGFAFLSFILIGANDAVIGILLPRWGNYYQVDKTTLSCAFLAGSVGYLIAALNSSFLSRKLGNVKFLLLGKMSFLCGILIFCCQPPLYILLGVPLLLGFGAAILEAALNAHLAKLPNKTALLNYLHAFYGVGALLSPFLASQLLAADWSWNVIYWVLGSVSLALLISIRGIFTQADQEQVETETCAENTSPESPLKFRLVWLFAFFLLFYAGTEISLGHWSYSFLTEYRQENTELAGWLVSGYWLGLTVGRVAIAPLANKLGSKGIINTCLIGVVCGLFIFHLITLSLTSGFGLLLTGFCLGPILPTGFAFLSNVVPAHLLMGSISFIASLSSLGKALFPWLAGNVAEGFGLEMFLPYVIILAVAMVACWVVVLTRSQGQTTVQTATDSVP; encoded by the coding sequence ATGACCGCTGCTGAGCTAGATCCCCCATCCCAACTCTCATCAGAGACAACTCTCGAAAAAGAACTCCTAGCTGTCCCAAACTACAATCAGGATACGATAAGCCACTTAGAAAATGAGAATGAGCTTAACGAAACGTTACAAAATCCACCTGATGTCGTGATCAGCAGTTGGCGGGTGAAACTACAAATTGGTTTTGCTTTTCTCAGTTTCATTCTGATTGGGGCGAATGATGCTGTTATCGGCATTTTGCTTCCTCGTTGGGGCAATTATTACCAAGTAGATAAAACCACCCTTAGCTGTGCCTTTCTCGCGGGTTCGGTCGGTTATCTGATTGCTGCTTTAAACAGTAGCTTTCTTTCCCGAAAATTAGGGAACGTCAAGTTTCTCTTGCTCGGGAAAATGAGCTTTCTCTGTGGTATCTTAATCTTTTGCTGTCAACCTCCACTTTATATTCTCCTTGGTGTTCCTTTGTTACTGGGCTTTGGGGCTGCGATTCTCGAAGCTGCTTTAAATGCTCATTTAGCCAAGCTACCGAATAAAACCGCCCTTCTCAACTATCTTCATGCTTTCTATGGCGTGGGAGCTTTACTCAGCCCTTTTCTGGCTTCACAACTGTTAGCTGCTGATTGGAGTTGGAATGTCATCTATTGGGTATTAGGTAGCGTTAGTCTAGCACTATTAATCAGTATTCGAGGCATCTTTACTCAAGCCGATCAAGAACAAGTTGAAACTGAAACTTGTGCAGAAAATACCTCACCAGAAAGCCCCTTAAAATTTCGTTTGGTTTGGCTATTTGCATTCTTTTTACTCTTCTATGCCGGTACAGAAATTAGTCTCGGTCATTGGAGTTATAGTTTTCTCACTGAGTATCGCCAGGAAAATACTGAGTTAGCGGGTTGGCTAGTCAGTGGTTATTGGTTAGGATTGACCGTCGGACGAGTGGCGATTGCACCCCTAGCCAATAAATTAGGCAGTAAAGGAATTATCAATACGTGCTTAATTGGTGTTGTCTGCGGGCTATTTATCTTTCACTTGATTACTTTAAGTCTAACCAGTGGCTTTGGTTTGCTCTTAACTGGATTTTGCTTGGGCCCCATTTTACCCACTGGCTTTGCATTTCTCTCCAATGTTGTTCCTGCTCATCTGCTGATGGGATCAATTAGCTTTATCGCCAGTTTAAGCAGTTTAGGAAAAGCCCTTTTCCCTTGGCTCGCTGGTAATGTTGCGGAAGGATTTGGACTAGAAATGTTCTTACCTTATGTCATCATTCTTGCTGTCGCTATGGTTGCTTGTTGGGTCGTGGTGCTTACCCGATCTCAAGGACAAACAACAGTTCAAACAGCAACTGATTCAGTGCCTTAA
- a CDS encoding glucose-6-phosphate isomerase has translation MENAQLWQRYQDWLYYDPDLNFYLDISRMRFSDQLVEEMQPQFQKAFQDLADLEAGAIANPDEDRMVGHYWLRNPDLAPNAELKAEITETLEKIKTFSAQVHSGYIHPPQETRFTDVISVGIGGSALGPQFVSQALAPLEATLNLHFIDNTDPAGIDHLLDQMRDRLATTLVLVISKSGGTPETRNGMVEVKAAYQAQNLDFGSHAVAITGKGSKLEQMATTEGWITTFPMHDWVGGRTSEMSAVGLVPAALQGIDIDAMLEGAKAMDTLTRKPELKTNPAALLSLAWYAVGNGKGEKDMVVLPYKDSLSLFSRYLQQLVMESLGKEKDLDGNTVYQGIAVYGNKGSTDQHAYVQQLREGVPNFFATFIEVLKDREGTSPEVEAGATAGDFLSGLLQGTRLALYENHRDSITITVDEVTPRTIGALIALYERAVGLYASLVNINAYHQPGVEAGKKAAASVLDLQRDVVAVLQAESGSLSLSEIAEKVNAEEKVEVIYKIIRHLHSNGRGVKVEGNWGQPSSLKVSV, from the coding sequence ATGGAGAACGCCCAACTTTGGCAACGCTATCAAGACTGGCTCTATTACGACCCAGACTTAAACTTTTATCTAGATATTAGTCGGATGCGCTTCTCGGATCAGTTGGTGGAGGAGATGCAACCCCAGTTTCAAAAAGCCTTTCAGGATCTGGCAGATTTAGAAGCGGGCGCGATCGCGAATCCAGATGAAGACCGCATGGTGGGTCACTATTGGCTACGCAACCCCGATCTCGCCCCCAATGCAGAATTGAAAGCGGAAATTACCGAGACCCTAGAAAAAATTAAAACCTTTTCCGCACAGGTTCACAGTGGTTATATCCATCCCCCCCAAGAAACCCGCTTTACAGATGTCATTTCCGTTGGCATTGGTGGATCAGCATTGGGACCGCAGTTTGTATCTCAAGCCCTTGCGCCATTGGAGGCTACCTTAAACTTACATTTTATTGATAACACGGATCCGGCTGGGATTGATCATCTTTTAGACCAAATGCGCGATCGGCTTGCAACAACCCTTGTTCTTGTCATTTCCAAGTCTGGGGGAACACCAGAAACTCGCAATGGGATGGTGGAAGTGAAAGCAGCTTACCAAGCGCAAAACCTTGATTTTGGGTCTCATGCTGTCGCCATTACGGGAAAAGGGTCAAAACTGGAACAAATGGCAACAACAGAAGGTTGGATCACAACCTTTCCGATGCACGACTGGGTGGGGGGACGCACCTCGGAAATGTCTGCTGTGGGGTTAGTCCCAGCAGCATTACAAGGGATTGATATCGATGCCATGCTGGAAGGGGCAAAAGCAATGGATACCCTCACTCGCAAGCCAGAACTCAAAACAAACCCAGCAGCACTATTAAGTTTAGCCTGGTATGCCGTGGGTAACGGGAAGGGAGAAAAAGATATGGTTGTCCTTCCTTATAAGGATAGCCTCAGTCTCTTTTCTCGCTACTTGCAGCAGTTAGTGATGGAGTCGCTAGGGAAAGAGAAAGACTTAGATGGCAATACCGTTTATCAAGGAATTGCGGTTTATGGGAATAAAGGCAGTACCGACCAACACGCTTATGTGCAACAGTTACGAGAAGGAGTCCCCAACTTTTTTGCCACGTTTATTGAAGTCTTGAAAGACCGTGAGGGAACATCCCCAGAAGTGGAAGCGGGCGCAACCGCAGGTGATTTTCTCTCTGGGTTACTGCAAGGAACACGCCTCGCTTTGTATGAAAATCATCGGGATTCCATTACGATTACAGTTGATGAGGTCACACCGCGTACCATTGGCGCATTAATTGCCTTGTATGAACGCGCTGTGGGATTATATGCTTCTCTGGTTAATATCAACGCTTACCACCAACCAGGGGTAGAAGCTGGGAAAAAAGCAGCAGCCTCTGTTTTAGATCTACAGCGTGATGTCGTTGCGGTGTTACAAGCAGAAAGCGGGTCACTGTCTTTGTCTGAAATTGCTGAAAAAGTCAATGCTGAGGAAAAAGTGGAAGTGATCTATAAAATTATTCGCCATCTCCATAGCAATGGACGGGGGGTAAAAGTGGAAGGAAACTGGGGACAACCCAGTAGCTTGAAAGTGTCTGTTTAA
- the ftsH3 gene encoding ATP-dependent zinc metalloprotease FtsH3, protein MNNKNNNKKWRNAGLYALLAIVVIALATAFLDQEPQTQATWRYSEFVNRVENGNVESVRLNSDRSKAIATAQDGQQVQVTLPNDPQLIDILTENNVDISVQPESDDGFLFRALSSLFFPILLLVGLFFLLRRAQGGPGSQAMNFGKSKAKVQMEPQTNVTFNDVAGIEQAKLELTELVDFLKNAERFTDVGAKIPKGALLVGPPGTGKTLLARAVAGEAGVPFFSISGSEFVEMFVGVGASRVRDLFEQAKSNAPCIIFIDEIDAVGRQRGAGLGGGNDEREQTLNQLLTEMDGFESNTGIIIIAATNRPDVLDQALMRPGRFDRQIVVDRPDYAGRLEIMQVHARGKTLAKDVDLEKIARRTPGFTGADLENLLNEAAILAARRSLTEISMDEVNDAIDRVLAGPEKKDRVMSEKRKALVAYHEAGHALVGALMPDYDPVQKISIIPRGAAGGLTWFTPSEERLDSGLYSRSYLQNQMAVALGGRIAEEIIFGDDEVTTGASNDLQQVARVARQMVTSLGMSDRLGPVALGRQNGNVFMGRDIASDRDFSDETAAAIDEEVRNLVEQAYRRCKDVLVSNRHILDELAQALIERETVDAEELQRMLNENEVKMAAIA, encoded by the coding sequence GTGAATAACAAAAATAATAATAAAAAATGGCGCAATGCTGGGCTTTATGCACTACTGGCGATTGTAGTGATTGCTCTGGCGACTGCGTTCTTAGATCAAGAGCCACAAACGCAAGCTACGTGGCGTTATAGTGAATTTGTTAATCGGGTGGAAAACGGTAATGTGGAAAGTGTTCGCCTCAACAGCGATCGCTCGAAAGCCATCGCAACCGCACAAGATGGTCAACAAGTCCAAGTTACTTTACCCAACGACCCACAATTAATTGATATTCTCACGGAGAATAACGTTGATATTTCCGTGCAACCCGAAAGTGATGACGGTTTCTTATTCCGCGCTCTCAGCAGCCTCTTCTTCCCCATTCTCTTGTTAGTGGGATTATTCTTCTTACTGCGTCGGGCGCAAGGCGGTCCCGGTTCGCAAGCGATGAACTTTGGGAAATCCAAAGCGAAAGTGCAAATGGAACCCCAAACCAACGTCACCTTTAACGATGTCGCGGGAATTGAACAAGCCAAGTTAGAGTTAACTGAGCTTGTAGATTTTCTGAAAAATGCAGAACGCTTCACTGATGTCGGTGCAAAAATTCCAAAAGGTGCATTACTAGTGGGCCCACCTGGAACAGGTAAAACGCTCTTAGCCCGTGCTGTGGCTGGGGAAGCAGGTGTTCCTTTCTTCTCCATCTCTGGTTCTGAATTTGTGGAAATGTTCGTCGGGGTTGGCGCATCTCGCGTCCGTGACCTATTTGAACAAGCCAAATCGAACGCGCCTTGCATCATCTTCATTGATGAAATTGATGCTGTTGGTCGTCAGCGCGGTGCTGGCTTAGGTGGTGGTAACGATGAACGGGAACAAACCCTCAACCAGTTACTCACCGAAATGGATGGCTTTGAAAGCAATACTGGCATTATCATTATTGCTGCGACAAACCGTCCTGATGTCTTAGACCAAGCGTTAATGCGTCCAGGTCGTTTCGACCGTCAAATTGTGGTGGATCGCCCCGATTATGCAGGACGTTTAGAAATCATGCAGGTTCACGCTCGTGGTAAAACCTTAGCCAAAGATGTGGACTTAGAAAAAATTGCCCGTCGGACTCCTGGCTTTACTGGTGCTGACTTAGAAAACTTACTCAACGAAGCAGCGATTTTAGCAGCCCGTCGCAGCCTCACTGAAATCTCCATGGATGAGGTCAATGATGCCATTGATCGCGTTCTCGCTGGTCCTGAGAAGAAAGATCGCGTCATGAGCGAAAAACGCAAAGCATTAGTGGCTTATCACGAAGCGGGTCACGCTTTAGTGGGTGCGTTAATGCCCGACTATGATCCAGTCCAGAAAATCAGCATTATTCCCCGTGGCGCTGCGGGTGGTTTAACTTGGTTTACCCCCAGTGAAGAACGCTTAGACTCTGGACTCTATTCTCGTTCTTATCTGCAAAACCAAATGGCTGTCGCGCTAGGTGGTCGTATTGCGGAAGAAATTATCTTTGGTGATGATGAAGTGACCACAGGGGCTTCTAATGACCTGCAGCAAGTGGCGCGAGTTGCCCGTCAAATGGTGACTAGCTTAGGAATGAGTGATCGTTTGGGTCCGGTGGCGTTAGGTCGTCAAAATGGTAACGTATTTATGGGACGTGATATTGCCTCGGATCGCGATTTCTCTGATGAAACCGCAGCAGCGATTGATGAGGAAGTTCGTAACTTAGTGGAACAAGCCTATCGTCGTTGTAAAGATGTGCTGGTGTCTAACCGTCATATCTTAGATGAGTTAGCCCAAGCGTTGATTGAGCGTGAAACTGTTGATGCGGAAGAATTACAACGGATGCTCAATGAAAATGAAGTGAAAATGGCAGCGATCGCGTAA
- a CDS encoding RNA-guided endonuclease TnpB family protein yields MIVIEYKVKAKKTQYIAIDEAIRTTQFIRNKALRYWEDNHGATKYDLNKQCKLLAEEFEWAKRLNSQARQSAAERAWSAISRFFDNCKKKVTGKKGYPKYQKNNRSVEYKTTGWKLDPNTKKHITFTDGNGIGRVKLIGSRDIYFYSKQQIRRVRLVRRADGYYCQFCINVNVTEDVEPTQQAIGLDMGLTDFYTDSKGHKQPNPRFFRKGEEELKRSQRRLSRKQKGSSNRKKARQKLAKKHLRISRQRREHARRIARCVVLSNDFIAYEDLQVKNLVKNHNLAKSISDVGWYQFRVGLEYFAQKFGKVTVAVPPHYTSQECSSCGRVVKKSLSTRTHTCKCGCQLDRDENAAINILKKGLRTSGHEGTYAWGDEASTLVGLVLSKQASSQNQESNAL; encoded by the coding sequence ATGATTGTCATTGAGTACAAGGTCAAAGCCAAGAAAACTCAATATATTGCCATTGACGAAGCAATTCGGACAACTCAGTTCATCCGAAACAAAGCCCTTCGTTACTGGGAAGACAATCATGGTGCGACTAAATATGATCTGAATAAGCAGTGCAAACTCCTCGCTGAAGAGTTTGAATGGGCGAAAAGGCTCAACTCTCAAGCAAGGCAGTCTGCTGCAGAAAGAGCATGGTCAGCAATTAGTCGCTTCTTTGACAATTGCAAGAAGAAAGTAACTGGGAAGAAAGGATATCCCAAATACCAAAAAAATAACCGATCCGTTGAATACAAAACAACTGGTTGGAAGCTCGACCCTAACACCAAAAAGCACATCACGTTCACTGATGGTAATGGTATTGGTCGAGTTAAATTAATCGGGAGTCGGGATATCTATTTCTACTCGAAACAGCAGATTAGACGAGTGCGGTTAGTTAGACGGGCTGACGGCTACTACTGTCAGTTCTGCATTAACGTTAATGTAACTGAAGATGTTGAGCCAACTCAGCAAGCCATTGGACTTGACATGGGGTTAACCGACTTCTACACAGACAGCAAAGGGCATAAACAACCCAATCCTCGCTTCTTCCGTAAAGGAGAGGAGGAGTTGAAACGCTCTCAGCGTCGTCTATCTCGAAAACAAAAAGGCTCATCTAATCGCAAAAAAGCAAGACAGAAACTAGCCAAGAAACACCTGAGAATAAGTAGGCAACGCCGAGAACACGCAAGGAGAATTGCGCGTTGCGTCGTGTTGTCTAACGACTTCATCGCCTACGAAGACTTGCAGGTTAAGAACTTGGTCAAAAATCATAACCTTGCTAAATCCATATCTGATGTTGGTTGGTATCAGTTCCGAGTCGGGTTAGAGTATTTCGCTCAGAAGTTCGGGAAGGTGACGGTAGCCGTCCCGCCTCACTATACCAGTCAGGAATGTTCTAGCTGTGGGCGTGTGGTTAAGAAATCTCTATCAACCCGCACTCACACCTGTAAATGTGGGTGTCAACTAGATAGGGATGAAAACGCAGCTATCAACATCTTAAAGAAGGGATTACGTACCTCGGGGCACGAGGGAACTTACGCTTGGGGAGATGAAGCCTCTACTTTGGTAGGACTTGTCCTGTCAAAGCAAGCATCGTCGCAGAACCAAGAATCCAACGCGCTTTAA
- a CDS encoding TrkA family potassium uptake protein, with translation MDIKASLKIFNQLRHQPQEFAVIGLGRFGQAVCRELRKLGCEVLGSDRDEKLVNQALTDKIVSHAIELDSTEPAALKEAGIFEFDVVIIAIGDYVQESIITTLNVKENGVKYVVAKASSHIHGKLLKRVGADRVVFPERDAGYELAHALAQPAILEKFELDPEHSIVDIQIPAAFDGRTLAELELRNRYGLNVIAVKYGEKFEINPTPNYRLVKGSQMIVVGSNQDIKRLPTDSNQQHIQSDEAGELEQGV, from the coding sequence GTGGATATTAAAGCATCATTAAAAATATTCAATCAACTTCGCCATCAACCGCAAGAATTTGCTGTAATCGGGTTAGGGCGGTTTGGTCAAGCTGTTTGTCGAGAACTGCGAAAATTAGGCTGTGAGGTTTTAGGCAGCGATCGCGATGAAAAATTAGTCAATCAGGCTTTAACTGATAAAATTGTCTCTCATGCCATTGAGTTAGATTCAACAGAACCAGCAGCCCTGAAAGAAGCAGGAATCTTTGAATTTGATGTCGTGATTATTGCCATTGGCGATTATGTGCAAGAAAGCATTATCACCACTCTCAACGTCAAAGAAAATGGGGTGAAGTATGTGGTGGCAAAAGCGTCTTCTCATATTCATGGTAAACTTTTGAAGCGAGTTGGTGCTGATCGCGTTGTCTTTCCAGAAAGAGATGCGGGATATGAACTCGCCCACGCCCTCGCCCAACCAGCGATTTTAGAGAAATTTGAGCTCGATCCCGAACACAGTATTGTTGATATCCAAATTCCCGCAGCCTTTGACGGACGCACTTTAGCCGAGTTGGAATTAAGAAATCGCTACGGCTTAAATGTCATCGCTGTGAAATATGGGGAAAAATTTGAAATTAATCCCACTCCCAACTATAGGCTAGTGAAAGGATCGCAAATGATCGTTGTCGGATCAAATCAGGATATTAAACGTTTACCCACCGACTCTAACCAGCAGCACATCCAATCGGACGAAGCAGGGGAATTAGAGCAAGGCGTTTGA
- a CDS encoding TrkH family potassium uptake protein, whose protein sequence is MSIARTICLGFIAVILIGTLLLILPFTTADGSWNDPITALFTATSAVCVTGLAVVDTGTYFSFWGQLTILLLIQVGGLGYMTTNTFLLFLIRKKFDFRQKVAIQESFDRPFLQGSTNLLISIVATTLLFELTGFFFLLPLFSDQPNPTWLALFHSISAWNNAGFSLFSNSLMDYQSSISMNIIIPFLVIFGGLGYQAIFEIFLWIRQQFNQLILRKNAEAFDFSLNSKIVIDTTIILLILGTIAFFFTDFSNNNIFGYFSFKDRLLGAWFQSVTTRTAGFNTVPLETMTDAGLFITIAFMVIGASPSGTGGGLKTTTLRILINGTISTLQGKTDVIIYKRRVPVNLILKALGVLCASVTLLSLVTALIAITDPALSFIQIFFEVCSAFATVGLSTGITSSLSPLGKLIIVVTMYIGRVGVLIVINTLVRESRPSAIQYPEENLLVG, encoded by the coding sequence ATGAGTATCGCCCGAACCATCTGTCTTGGTTTTATCGCCGTTATTTTAATCGGAACATTATTATTAATCTTACCTTTTACGACTGCGGATGGCAGTTGGAATGATCCCATTACTGCATTATTTACAGCGACCTCTGCCGTTTGTGTAACGGGTTTAGCCGTCGTGGATACGGGAACTTATTTTTCCTTTTGGGGACAACTGACCATTCTATTATTAATTCAAGTGGGAGGATTAGGGTATATGACCACCAATACCTTCCTCTTATTTTTGATTCGTAAAAAGTTCGATTTTCGTCAAAAAGTTGCCATTCAAGAATCCTTTGATCGTCCCTTTCTCCAAGGAAGTACAAACCTCCTCATTTCTATTGTGGCAACCACCCTCCTTTTTGAACTTACTGGCTTCTTTTTCTTACTTCCCTTATTTTCTGATCAACCCAATCCCACTTGGTTAGCTCTCTTTCATAGTATCAGCGCTTGGAATAATGCTGGCTTTAGTTTATTTAGCAATAGCTTAATGGACTATCAATCTTCAATTTCCATGAATATTATCATTCCATTTTTAGTAATTTTTGGGGGCTTAGGATATCAGGCAATTTTTGAAATCTTTCTCTGGATTAGACAACAATTTAATCAGCTTATCCTACGAAAAAATGCAGAAGCATTTGATTTCTCTCTCAACTCTAAAATTGTTATAGATACCACCATTATTCTCCTCATTTTAGGAACGATTGCGTTTTTCTTTACTGATTTTAGTAATAATAATATTTTTGGTTATTTTTCTTTCAAAGACCGTTTACTGGGAGCATGGTTTCAATCAGTAACAACGCGCACAGCAGGGTTTAACACCGTTCCCCTTGAAACAATGACCGATGCAGGATTATTTATTACCATTGCCTTTATGGTCATTGGCGCAAGCCCCAGTGGAACGGGTGGCGGATTAAAAACAACCACCCTACGGATTTTAATTAATGGGACGATTTCCACATTACAAGGAAAAACCGATGTCATTATTTATAAACGCCGTGTCCCTGTTAACTTAATTCTAAAAGCATTAGGGGTCTTATGTGCTTCAGTGACATTACTCAGCTTAGTGACAGCATTAATCGCCATTACTGACCCCGCATTGAGCTTTATTCAAATTTTCTTTGAAGTGTGTTCTGCTTTTGCCACTGTTGGACTTTCAACAGGAATTACCAGTAGTTTATCTCCTTTAGGAAAACTGATTATTGTGGTCACGATGTATATTGGTAGAGTCGGTGTTTTAATTGTTATTAATACGTTAGTCCGAGAATCTCGACCCAGTGCAATTCAGTATCCAGAAGAAAACTTGTTAGTGGGATAA
- the folB gene encoding dihydroneopterin aldolase, producing the protein MDTIKIENIRCYGYTGFLPEEQVLGQWFEVSLTLGVDLSLAGDSDEIRHTLDYRSAIAQVKQIIETEKFALIEKLAHAIAQAILQLDLVQQVCVELSKPAPPIPNFGGKITVTITREKT; encoded by the coding sequence ATGGACACGATCAAAATTGAGAATATCCGTTGCTATGGTTATACTGGTTTTTTGCCCGAAGAACAAGTGTTAGGACAATGGTTTGAGGTGAGTTTAACGCTCGGGGTTGATTTATCTCTTGCGGGAGACAGTGACGAGATTAGGCACACTTTAGATTACCGAAGCGCGATCGCGCAAGTCAAACAAATTATTGAAACGGAAAAATTTGCTTTAATTGAAAAACTCGCCCACGCGATCGCGCAAGCCATTTTACAATTGGATTTAGTGCAACAGGTGTGTGTGGAACTCTCGAAACCCGCCCCTCCCATTCCTAACTTTGGCGGGAAAATCACAGTCACTATTACTCGTGAAAAGACTTAA